The Papaver somniferum cultivar HN1 chromosome 3, ASM357369v1, whole genome shotgun sequence genome includes a region encoding these proteins:
- the LOC113360141 gene encoding uncharacterized protein LOC113360141 produces the protein MAMGSRFGRPIRVDETTLKKEVGLYANILVEIDLTKVIPNEIWVETNYGKFEQAIRFNRIPKSCHHCNTIGHYVAECRIKRKEQVRKENPQHQWRYTPKKTQHQTSVGFDICFNIQQIVESVSKVDELVNNITPLNVSTEEKCSGFTGLLESTQEFPTLSVDKLLDVSTRIPPLTSNVGVTQPSLV, from the coding sequence atGGCTATGGGAAGTAGATTTGGAAGACCTATTCGTGTTGATGAAACCACTTTGAAGAAGGAAGTAGGTCTCTATGCTAATATACTGGTTGAGATTGATCTGACAAAGGTAATTCCCAATGAAATCTGGGTTGAAACTAATTATGGTAAATTTGAACAAGCAATTAGGTTTAATAGAATTCCAAAATCTTGTCATCACTGTAATACAATTGGGCATTATGTAGCGGAATGTCGTATTAAGAGAAAGGAGCAAGTTAGAAAGGAGAATCCTCAGCATCAATGGAGATATACTCCAAAAAAAACTCAACATCAAACTTCAGTGGGTTTTGATATTTGCTTCAACATACAACAAATTGTAGAATCAGTTTCAAAAGTGGATGAACTTGTTAACAATATTACACCACTTAATGTTTCTACTGAGGAGAAGTGTAGTGGTTTTACTGGTCTTCTGGAATCAACTCAGGAATTTCCAACTTTATCAGTGGATAAATTACTTGATGTAAGTACTAGAATTCCTCCCTTAACTTCTAATGTGGGTGTGACTCAACCATCACTAGTTTAA